A genomic window from Culicoides brevitarsis isolate CSIRO-B50_1 unplaced genomic scaffold, AGI_CSIRO_Cbre_v1 contig_5, whole genome shotgun sequence includes:
- the LOC134836265 gene encoding katanin p60 ATPase-containing subunit A-like 1 → MVMAGNISTQEICENTKLAREMALVGNYDSAGIYYEGVTQMLNKLLITLHDPIKKGKWTMVLTQINKEYNQMKQIQKTLMEISMDLKNAPLLARTQRNHGEASRPGDPSAFFRPERDDIYYPPSLNRDPDVWDPPPPLENKSRNTRISTANRKSEVNRKNAATKSAGNAPPGIKGRMGGTTNRQVNGKGSSARASSSKNGTSNGKENGDNKGGEKSDKDKENEEEEQNAEPPEKKFEAASHADVDLVDMLERDILQKNPNVKWDDIAELHEAKRLLEEAVVLPMWMPDFFKGIRRPWKGVLMVGPPGTGKTLLAKAVATECGTTFFNVSSSTLTSKYRGESEKLVRLLFEMARFYAPSTIFIDEIDSLCSRRGSESEHEASRRVKSELLVQMDGVNTEEGIVMVLAATNFPWDIDEALRRRLEKRIYIPLPNDEGREALLQINLKDVKVDPTMDMKRFSRKLKGYSGADITNVCRDASMMSMRRKIAGMKPEEIRSLSREELDMPVTAEDFDEAIKKCNKSVSEQDLRKYEAWMKEFGSS, encoded by the exons ATGGTGATGGCAGGAAATATCTCGACACAGGAAATAtgtgaaaatacaaaattggCTCGGGAAATGGCGCTTGTCGGCAATTACGACTCTGCCGGGATTTATTACGAAGGTGTCACACAAATGCTGAACAAATTGCTGATTACGTTGCATGATCCCATCAAGAAGGGCAAGTGGACAATg GTACTGacacaaataaacaaagaGTACAATCAAATGAAGCAAATCCAGAAGACACTCATGGAGATCAGCATGGACCTCAAGAATGCCCCCTTGCTGGCGCGTACGCAACGCAATCACGGCGAGGCAAGTCGACCAGGTGACCCATCTGCATTTTTCCGTCCCGAACGCGACGACATCTATTATCCGCCATCTCTAAACCGTGATCCCGACGTTTGGGACCCTCCTCCTCCTCTAGAAAACAAGTCACGAAATACTCGAATAAGCACAGCGAATCGCAAATCCGAGGTAAATCGCAAAAATGCAGCTACCAAGTCAGCGGGCAATGCACCGCCCGGCATCAAGGGTCGCATGGGAGGCACAACAAATCGCCAAGTCAACGGGAAAGGATCTTCGGCACGTGCtagcagcagcaaaaacgGCACCAGCAACGGCAAAGAAAACGGTGATAACAAGGGAGGTGAAAAGTCTGATAAGGATAAGGAAAACGAGGAAGAAGAACAAAACGCGGAGCCGCCAGAGAAGAAATTCGAAGCTGCCAGCCATGCAGATGTGGATTTAGTGGATATGTTAG AGCGAGACATTTTACAGAAGAACCCGAACGTCAAATGGGATGACATTGCAGAATTACACGAAGCCAAAAGACTGTTAGAAGAAGCTGTTGTCTTGCCAATGTGGATGCCAGACTTTTTCAAG ggAATTCGTCGCCCGTGGAAAGGAGTGCTGATGGTGGGTCCCCCAGGTACGGGCAAAACGTTACTAGCCAAAGCTGTCGCCACGGAATGCGGCACGACGTTCTTCAATGTCTCCTCTTCCACACTCACGTCCAAATATCGCGGCGAATCGGAGAAACTTGTGCGTCTTCTCTTCGAAATGGCGCGTTTTTATGCGCCCAGCACGATTTTTATCGACGAAATTGACTCGCTGTGTTCGCGTCGTGGCTCCGAATCCGAGCACGAGGCTTCGCGTCGCGTCAAATCCGAGCTTCTTGTGCAAATGGACGGTGTCAATACCGAAGAAGGCATCGTTATGGTGTTGGCAGCTACAAATTTCCCGTGGGACATTGACGAAGCGCTGCGTCGTCGTTTAGAAAAACGTATTTACATCCCGCTTCCTAATGATGAAGGACGTGAGGCACTGCTGCAAATCAACTTGAAAGACGTAAAAGTCGATCCAACGATGGACATGAAGCGTTTTTCGCGAAAACTCAAGGGATATTCCGGCGCTGACATTACGAATGTGTGCCGCGATGCCAGTATGATGTCGATGCGTCGCAAAATTGCCGGCATGAAGCCGGAGGAAATTCGGTCGTTGTCGCGCGAGGAACTCGATATGCCCGTGACGGCAGAGGACTTTGACGAAGccattaaaaaatgcaataaaagtgTCTCGGAACAAGATCTCAGGAAGTATGAGGCATGGATGAAGGAATTCGGCTCGTCATGA